One segment of Carya illinoinensis cultivar Pawnee chromosome 1, C.illinoinensisPawnee_v1, whole genome shotgun sequence DNA contains the following:
- the LOC122290181 gene encoding uncharacterized protein LOC122290181 isoform X3 yields MVQTTVKKRCILPLSKRRLSFCKSLFKQVEGFSSEMESSKRTPSVIARLMGLDELPPQQPVQKQQRVLSEYYLQRVASIGVREKRPSHEHPSFRMSIEERKELSYIFRVLETLNRHKQHNPPVKGGKGSSSSSEEKLAFIRQDFLDAKCISVDKKLQNQMEVQDATKTTYSKKDSFPKYPQEPDSLFGKFFHDRQGVPLDKCRKLGREALQGNVKLLHKSDNGQNSHADLGINDICKISRSQLESNSVACHPPTKVVIWKPNHGKAENDARCFSSYSSCEGLPLGDRRLKELRSTENGKLDIKVNEGKNWAYGMESTRQCPVYSKEDATKQTRHGSIWISPKVSRSELRVDGTFSKDSELMMPSNFSDWKNRYKFLFSFSHGSYVSRGAKKQILERWKLNKTLQKDGLVGRASTLGGLLETANGEIGTRNVHHMPSKYGLSNQTAPNDVHVNSGVLLGVINRDGSNDGSVRNFPKITSPPASSSAGGSPRTRTRHEGLQSDRYLSLERSINWAQHKSRNQNLNQKDGLGYYNMFSHKKSHPSPCSDLEVNRIAEDMLVVVDEVKGQLDKDVSNQDFMGSQLSSSVSNSDMGNSCIVQDTWVVEGEMKHELQNSNLSAQNILLPRPLVCSAASVSVVTNVVAAAEGKVASGAGGPCGYSKEEQFESIPCILDTNSDSSSHALDTSIQQCSHTEPESRLSLVDAYYPSPVSVLEPACIEDLSCSFECLETDDIYDFSESAEGSGMIVSSDEASGEGSVNDPEENEGLVSLFRVEESRNFSYLTDVLTEAGFHDGILDMDFATWHSPEYPINLSVFETLEKKFGEQASWRRSERRLLFDRINSGLMEILRPCMGVPKWAKPTSKRCKPRLSQDMIEEELWMLLISQEKEASKDSAEKVLQKELNSIDLGDDIDFIGSEIERLLIDELATEVISMDTF; encoded by the exons ATGGTGCAGACAACTGTTAAAAAAAG ATGCATACTTCCACTTTCTAAAAGGCGCTTGAGTTTTTGCAAGTCTTTATTTAAACAAGTGGAAGGTTTTTCAAGTGAAATGGAATCCAGTAAAAGAACGCCCAGCGTTATCGCAAGATTGATGGGTCTTGATGAACTGCCGCCTCAGCAGCCTGTCCAAAAACAACAAAGAGTTCTTTCTGAGTATTATTTACAGAGAGTTGCTTCTATTGGTGTCAGGGAGAAGCGCCCATCCCATGAACATCCTTCATTTAGGATGAGCATTGAAGAGCGAAAGGAATTAAGTTACATCTTTAGAGTATTGGAAACATTGAATAGGCATAAGCAACATAATCCCCCAGTTAAAGGGGGGAAAGGTAGCTCCAGTTCATCAGAAGAGAAATTGGCATTCATAAGGCAGGATTTTTTAGATGCAAAATGCATTTCAGTGGATAAGAAGCTTCAAAACCAGATGGAAGTTCAAGATGCAACAAAGACTACATATTCTAAGAAAGATTCTTTTCCAAAATATCCCCAAGAACCAGATTCTTTATTTGGCAAGTTCTTCCATGATCGGCAAGGTGTACCTCTGGACAAATGTAGAAAGTTAGGGAGGGAAGCTTTACAAGGGAATGTTAAATTGCTGCACAAATCTGACAATGGCCAAAATTCCCATGCAGATCTTGGCATCAATGATATATGCAAAATTTCAAGATCTCAATTGGAGTCAAACAGTGTAGCATGCCATCCCCCAACAAAAGTTGTTATTTGGAAACCAAACCATGGCAAGGCAGAGAATGATGCACGGTGTTTCTCTTCATATAGTTCTTGTGAAGGTTTGCCTTTGGGTGATAGGAGGCTTAAAGAGCTTCGTAGTACAGAAAATGGGAAATTAGACATTAAAGTCAATGAGGGGAAGAATTGGGCTTATGGCATGGAATCTACTAGGCAATGCCCGGTATATTCAAAAGAGGATGCTACCAAACAAACAAGGCATGGCTCAATCTGGATTTCACCTAAGGTATCAAGATCAGAATTGAGAGTTGATGGCACATTTTCCAAAGATTCTGAGCTGATGATGCCTTCAAATTTCTCTGATTGGAAGAATCGATACAAgttcttgttttcattttcacatGGATCATATGTTTCCAGGGGAGCAAAGAAGCAAATCTTGGAACGATGGAAGTTGAATAAGACATTACAAAAAGATGGATTGGTTGGTAGAGCGAGTACTCTGGGTGGATTGCTTGAAACGGCTAATGGTGAAATTGGAACAAGAAATGTCCATCACATGCCTAGTAAGTACGGCCTGAGCAATCAAACTGCTCCTAATGATGTGCACGTGAACTCAGGTGTTCTTTTAGGTGTCATCAACAGGGATGGCTCGAATGATGGGTCTGTCAGAAACTTTCCAAAGATCACATCTCCTCCTGCATCTTCTTCTGCCGGTGGGAGTCCTAGAACCAGGACCAGACATGAAGGTCTTCAGAGTGACAGGTATTTGAGCCTGGAAAGGTCTATTAATTGGGCACAACACAAATCaagaaatcaaaatttaaacCAGAAAGATGGTTTAGGATATTACAACATGTTCAGCCACAAGAAATCTCATCCTTCTCCCTGCTCGGATTTAGAAGTTAATCGTATTGCAGAAGATATGCTTGTGGTCGTGGATGAGGTGAAGGGCCAACTTGACAAGGATGTGTCTAATCAGGATTTTATGGGTTCTCAGTTAAGCTCCAGTGTTTCTAACTCTGATATGGGAAATAGTTGCATTGTACAGGACACATGGGTGGTGGAAGGTGAGATGAAGCACGAGCTTCAGAACAGCAACTTGTCAGCACAGAACATCTTGCTTCCTCGGCCCTTGGTTTGTAGTGCTGCCTCGGTGAGTGTGGTAACTAATGTGGTGGCTGCTGCAGAGGGTAAGGTTGCGAGCGGGGCCGGCGGGCCTTGTGGATATTCTAAGGAAGAGCAGTTTGAATCAATTCCCTGCATCTTAGACACAAATTCTGATTCTTCCAGTCATGCCTTGGATACATCAATTCAGCAG TGCTCTCACACAGAGCCAGAATCCAGATTGAGCTTGGTGGATGCTTATTATCCTAGCCCAGTTTCAGTTCTGGAACCTGCTTGCATAGAAGACCTTTCATGTAGTTTTGAATGCTTAGAGACTGACGACATCTATG ATTTCTCAGAAAGCGCAGAAGGATCTGGAATGATCGTGTCAAGTGATGAAGCTTCCGGAGAAGGATCTGTAAATGACCCTGAAGAAAACGAAGGGTTAGTGAGTTTATTTAGAGTGGAAGAAAGCAGGAATTTCTCCTACCTTACTGATGTCTTAACTGAGGCAGGTTTTCATGATGGGATCCTTGATATGGACTTTGCTACCTGGCATTCTCCAGAATATCCAATAAACCTTTCAGTTTTTGAGACGTtagaaaaaaagtttggtgAGCAAGCTTCCTGGAGGAGGTCGGAAAGGAGGCTTCTCTTTGACCGAATTAATTCAGGTCTTATGGAGATTCTCCGGCCATGCATGGGTGTGCCCAAATGGGCAAAGCCTACATCCAAGAGATGTAAACCCAGGCTGAGTCAGGACATGATTGAGGAAGAGTTGTGGATGTTGCTAATCAGCCAAGAAAAGGAAGCGAGCAAGGACTCAGCAGAGAAAGTGCTGCAAAAGGAACTGAATTCTATAGATTTAGGAGATGATATTGATTTTATAGGTAGTGAAATAGAGAGATTATTGATTGATGAGCTTGCGACAGAGGTGATTAGCATGGACACTTTTTGA
- the LOC122290181 gene encoding uncharacterized protein LOC122290181 isoform X2, with the protein MVQTTVKKRCILPLSKRRLSFCKSLFKQVEGFSSEMESSKRTPSVIARLMGLDELPPQQPVQKQQRVLSEYYLQRVASIGVREKRPSHEHPSFRMSIEERKELSYIFRVLETLNRHKQHNPPVKGGKGSSSSSEEKLAFIRQDFLDAKCISVDKKLQNQMEVQDATKTTYSKKDSFPKYPQEPDSLFGKFFHDRQGVPLDKCRKLGREALQGNVKLLHKSDNGQNSHADLGINDICKISRSQLESNSVACHPPTKVVIWKPNHGKAENDARCFSSYSSCEGLPLGDRRLKELRSTENGKLDIKVNEGKNWAYGMESTRQCPVYSKEDATKQTRHGSIWISPKVSRSELRVDGTFSKDSELMMPSNFSDWKNRYKFLFSFSHGSYVSRGAKKQILERWKLNKTLQKDGLVGRASTLGGLLETANGEIGTRNVHHMPSKYGLSNQTAPNDVHVNSGVLLGVINRDGSNDGSVRNFPKITSPPASSSAGGSPRTRTRHEGLQSDRYLSLERSINWAQHKSRNQNLNQKDGLGYYNMFSHKKSHPSPCSDLEVNRIAEDMLVVVDEVKGQLDKDVSNQDFMGSQLSSSVSNSDMGNSCIVQDTWVVEGEMKHELQNSNLSAQNILLPRPLVCSAASVSVVTNVVAAAEGKVASGAGGPCGYSKEEQFESIPCILDTNSDSSSHALDTSIQQEMSVGFHEEGSVFSQCSHTEPESRLSLVDAYYPSPVSVLEPACIEDLSCSFECLETDDIYESAEGSGMIVSSDEASGEGSVNDPEENEGLVSLFRVEESRNFSYLTDVLTEAGFHDGILDMDFATWHSPEYPINLSVFETLEKKFGEQASWRRSERRLLFDRINSGLMEILRPCMGVPKWAKPTSKRCKPRLSQDMIEEELWMLLISQEKEASKDSAEKVLQKELNSIDLGDDIDFIGSEIERLLIDELATEVISMDTF; encoded by the exons ATGGTGCAGACAACTGTTAAAAAAAG ATGCATACTTCCACTTTCTAAAAGGCGCTTGAGTTTTTGCAAGTCTTTATTTAAACAAGTGGAAGGTTTTTCAAGTGAAATGGAATCCAGTAAAAGAACGCCCAGCGTTATCGCAAGATTGATGGGTCTTGATGAACTGCCGCCTCAGCAGCCTGTCCAAAAACAACAAAGAGTTCTTTCTGAGTATTATTTACAGAGAGTTGCTTCTATTGGTGTCAGGGAGAAGCGCCCATCCCATGAACATCCTTCATTTAGGATGAGCATTGAAGAGCGAAAGGAATTAAGTTACATCTTTAGAGTATTGGAAACATTGAATAGGCATAAGCAACATAATCCCCCAGTTAAAGGGGGGAAAGGTAGCTCCAGTTCATCAGAAGAGAAATTGGCATTCATAAGGCAGGATTTTTTAGATGCAAAATGCATTTCAGTGGATAAGAAGCTTCAAAACCAGATGGAAGTTCAAGATGCAACAAAGACTACATATTCTAAGAAAGATTCTTTTCCAAAATATCCCCAAGAACCAGATTCTTTATTTGGCAAGTTCTTCCATGATCGGCAAGGTGTACCTCTGGACAAATGTAGAAAGTTAGGGAGGGAAGCTTTACAAGGGAATGTTAAATTGCTGCACAAATCTGACAATGGCCAAAATTCCCATGCAGATCTTGGCATCAATGATATATGCAAAATTTCAAGATCTCAATTGGAGTCAAACAGTGTAGCATGCCATCCCCCAACAAAAGTTGTTATTTGGAAACCAAACCATGGCAAGGCAGAGAATGATGCACGGTGTTTCTCTTCATATAGTTCTTGTGAAGGTTTGCCTTTGGGTGATAGGAGGCTTAAAGAGCTTCGTAGTACAGAAAATGGGAAATTAGACATTAAAGTCAATGAGGGGAAGAATTGGGCTTATGGCATGGAATCTACTAGGCAATGCCCGGTATATTCAAAAGAGGATGCTACCAAACAAACAAGGCATGGCTCAATCTGGATTTCACCTAAGGTATCAAGATCAGAATTGAGAGTTGATGGCACATTTTCCAAAGATTCTGAGCTGATGATGCCTTCAAATTTCTCTGATTGGAAGAATCGATACAAgttcttgttttcattttcacatGGATCATATGTTTCCAGGGGAGCAAAGAAGCAAATCTTGGAACGATGGAAGTTGAATAAGACATTACAAAAAGATGGATTGGTTGGTAGAGCGAGTACTCTGGGTGGATTGCTTGAAACGGCTAATGGTGAAATTGGAACAAGAAATGTCCATCACATGCCTAGTAAGTACGGCCTGAGCAATCAAACTGCTCCTAATGATGTGCACGTGAACTCAGGTGTTCTTTTAGGTGTCATCAACAGGGATGGCTCGAATGATGGGTCTGTCAGAAACTTTCCAAAGATCACATCTCCTCCTGCATCTTCTTCTGCCGGTGGGAGTCCTAGAACCAGGACCAGACATGAAGGTCTTCAGAGTGACAGGTATTTGAGCCTGGAAAGGTCTATTAATTGGGCACAACACAAATCaagaaatcaaaatttaaacCAGAAAGATGGTTTAGGATATTACAACATGTTCAGCCACAAGAAATCTCATCCTTCTCCCTGCTCGGATTTAGAAGTTAATCGTATTGCAGAAGATATGCTTGTGGTCGTGGATGAGGTGAAGGGCCAACTTGACAAGGATGTGTCTAATCAGGATTTTATGGGTTCTCAGTTAAGCTCCAGTGTTTCTAACTCTGATATGGGAAATAGTTGCATTGTACAGGACACATGGGTGGTGGAAGGTGAGATGAAGCACGAGCTTCAGAACAGCAACTTGTCAGCACAGAACATCTTGCTTCCTCGGCCCTTGGTTTGTAGTGCTGCCTCGGTGAGTGTGGTAACTAATGTGGTGGCTGCTGCAGAGGGTAAGGTTGCGAGCGGGGCCGGCGGGCCTTGTGGATATTCTAAGGAAGAGCAGTTTGAATCAATTCCCTGCATCTTAGACACAAATTCTGATTCTTCCAGTCATGCCTTGGATACATCAATTCAGCAG GAAATGTCAGTTGGATTTCATGAAGAAGGTTCTGTTTTCTCACAGTGCTCTCACACAGAGCCAGAATCCAGATTGAGCTTGGTGGATGCTTATTATCCTAGCCCAGTTTCAGTTCTGGAACCTGCTTGCATAGAAGACCTTTCATGTAGTTTTGAATGCTTAGAGACTGACGACATCTATG AAAGCGCAGAAGGATCTGGAATGATCGTGTCAAGTGATGAAGCTTCCGGAGAAGGATCTGTAAATGACCCTGAAGAAAACGAAGGGTTAGTGAGTTTATTTAGAGTGGAAGAAAGCAGGAATTTCTCCTACCTTACTGATGTCTTAACTGAGGCAGGTTTTCATGATGGGATCCTTGATATGGACTTTGCTACCTGGCATTCTCCAGAATATCCAATAAACCTTTCAGTTTTTGAGACGTtagaaaaaaagtttggtgAGCAAGCTTCCTGGAGGAGGTCGGAAAGGAGGCTTCTCTTTGACCGAATTAATTCAGGTCTTATGGAGATTCTCCGGCCATGCATGGGTGTGCCCAAATGGGCAAAGCCTACATCCAAGAGATGTAAACCCAGGCTGAGTCAGGACATGATTGAGGAAGAGTTGTGGATGTTGCTAATCAGCCAAGAAAAGGAAGCGAGCAAGGACTCAGCAGAGAAAGTGCTGCAAAAGGAACTGAATTCTATAGATTTAGGAGATGATATTGATTTTATAGGTAGTGAAATAGAGAGATTATTGATTGATGAGCTTGCGACAGAGGTGATTAGCATGGACACTTTTTGA
- the LOC122290181 gene encoding uncharacterized protein LOC122290181 isoform X1, with translation MVQTTVKKRCILPLSKRRLSFCKSLFKQVEGFSSEMESSKRTPSVIARLMGLDELPPQQPVQKQQRVLSEYYLQRVASIGVREKRPSHEHPSFRMSIEERKELSYIFRVLETLNRHKQHNPPVKGGKGSSSSSEEKLAFIRQDFLDAKCISVDKKLQNQMEVQDATKTTYSKKDSFPKYPQEPDSLFGKFFHDRQGVPLDKCRKLGREALQGNVKLLHKSDNGQNSHADLGINDICKISRSQLESNSVACHPPTKVVIWKPNHGKAENDARCFSSYSSCEGLPLGDRRLKELRSTENGKLDIKVNEGKNWAYGMESTRQCPVYSKEDATKQTRHGSIWISPKVSRSELRVDGTFSKDSELMMPSNFSDWKNRYKFLFSFSHGSYVSRGAKKQILERWKLNKTLQKDGLVGRASTLGGLLETANGEIGTRNVHHMPSKYGLSNQTAPNDVHVNSGVLLGVINRDGSNDGSVRNFPKITSPPASSSAGGSPRTRTRHEGLQSDRYLSLERSINWAQHKSRNQNLNQKDGLGYYNMFSHKKSHPSPCSDLEVNRIAEDMLVVVDEVKGQLDKDVSNQDFMGSQLSSSVSNSDMGNSCIVQDTWVVEGEMKHELQNSNLSAQNILLPRPLVCSAASVSVVTNVVAAAEGKVASGAGGPCGYSKEEQFESIPCILDTNSDSSSHALDTSIQQEMSVGFHEEGSVFSQCSHTEPESRLSLVDAYYPSPVSVLEPACIEDLSCSFECLETDDIYDFSESAEGSGMIVSSDEASGEGSVNDPEENEGLVSLFRVEESRNFSYLTDVLTEAGFHDGILDMDFATWHSPEYPINLSVFETLEKKFGEQASWRRSERRLLFDRINSGLMEILRPCMGVPKWAKPTSKRCKPRLSQDMIEEELWMLLISQEKEASKDSAEKVLQKELNSIDLGDDIDFIGSEIERLLIDELATEVISMDTF, from the exons ATGGTGCAGACAACTGTTAAAAAAAG ATGCATACTTCCACTTTCTAAAAGGCGCTTGAGTTTTTGCAAGTCTTTATTTAAACAAGTGGAAGGTTTTTCAAGTGAAATGGAATCCAGTAAAAGAACGCCCAGCGTTATCGCAAGATTGATGGGTCTTGATGAACTGCCGCCTCAGCAGCCTGTCCAAAAACAACAAAGAGTTCTTTCTGAGTATTATTTACAGAGAGTTGCTTCTATTGGTGTCAGGGAGAAGCGCCCATCCCATGAACATCCTTCATTTAGGATGAGCATTGAAGAGCGAAAGGAATTAAGTTACATCTTTAGAGTATTGGAAACATTGAATAGGCATAAGCAACATAATCCCCCAGTTAAAGGGGGGAAAGGTAGCTCCAGTTCATCAGAAGAGAAATTGGCATTCATAAGGCAGGATTTTTTAGATGCAAAATGCATTTCAGTGGATAAGAAGCTTCAAAACCAGATGGAAGTTCAAGATGCAACAAAGACTACATATTCTAAGAAAGATTCTTTTCCAAAATATCCCCAAGAACCAGATTCTTTATTTGGCAAGTTCTTCCATGATCGGCAAGGTGTACCTCTGGACAAATGTAGAAAGTTAGGGAGGGAAGCTTTACAAGGGAATGTTAAATTGCTGCACAAATCTGACAATGGCCAAAATTCCCATGCAGATCTTGGCATCAATGATATATGCAAAATTTCAAGATCTCAATTGGAGTCAAACAGTGTAGCATGCCATCCCCCAACAAAAGTTGTTATTTGGAAACCAAACCATGGCAAGGCAGAGAATGATGCACGGTGTTTCTCTTCATATAGTTCTTGTGAAGGTTTGCCTTTGGGTGATAGGAGGCTTAAAGAGCTTCGTAGTACAGAAAATGGGAAATTAGACATTAAAGTCAATGAGGGGAAGAATTGGGCTTATGGCATGGAATCTACTAGGCAATGCCCGGTATATTCAAAAGAGGATGCTACCAAACAAACAAGGCATGGCTCAATCTGGATTTCACCTAAGGTATCAAGATCAGAATTGAGAGTTGATGGCACATTTTCCAAAGATTCTGAGCTGATGATGCCTTCAAATTTCTCTGATTGGAAGAATCGATACAAgttcttgttttcattttcacatGGATCATATGTTTCCAGGGGAGCAAAGAAGCAAATCTTGGAACGATGGAAGTTGAATAAGACATTACAAAAAGATGGATTGGTTGGTAGAGCGAGTACTCTGGGTGGATTGCTTGAAACGGCTAATGGTGAAATTGGAACAAGAAATGTCCATCACATGCCTAGTAAGTACGGCCTGAGCAATCAAACTGCTCCTAATGATGTGCACGTGAACTCAGGTGTTCTTTTAGGTGTCATCAACAGGGATGGCTCGAATGATGGGTCTGTCAGAAACTTTCCAAAGATCACATCTCCTCCTGCATCTTCTTCTGCCGGTGGGAGTCCTAGAACCAGGACCAGACATGAAGGTCTTCAGAGTGACAGGTATTTGAGCCTGGAAAGGTCTATTAATTGGGCACAACACAAATCaagaaatcaaaatttaaacCAGAAAGATGGTTTAGGATATTACAACATGTTCAGCCACAAGAAATCTCATCCTTCTCCCTGCTCGGATTTAGAAGTTAATCGTATTGCAGAAGATATGCTTGTGGTCGTGGATGAGGTGAAGGGCCAACTTGACAAGGATGTGTCTAATCAGGATTTTATGGGTTCTCAGTTAAGCTCCAGTGTTTCTAACTCTGATATGGGAAATAGTTGCATTGTACAGGACACATGGGTGGTGGAAGGTGAGATGAAGCACGAGCTTCAGAACAGCAACTTGTCAGCACAGAACATCTTGCTTCCTCGGCCCTTGGTTTGTAGTGCTGCCTCGGTGAGTGTGGTAACTAATGTGGTGGCTGCTGCAGAGGGTAAGGTTGCGAGCGGGGCCGGCGGGCCTTGTGGATATTCTAAGGAAGAGCAGTTTGAATCAATTCCCTGCATCTTAGACACAAATTCTGATTCTTCCAGTCATGCCTTGGATACATCAATTCAGCAG GAAATGTCAGTTGGATTTCATGAAGAAGGTTCTGTTTTCTCACAGTGCTCTCACACAGAGCCAGAATCCAGATTGAGCTTGGTGGATGCTTATTATCCTAGCCCAGTTTCAGTTCTGGAACCTGCTTGCATAGAAGACCTTTCATGTAGTTTTGAATGCTTAGAGACTGACGACATCTATG ATTTCTCAGAAAGCGCAGAAGGATCTGGAATGATCGTGTCAAGTGATGAAGCTTCCGGAGAAGGATCTGTAAATGACCCTGAAGAAAACGAAGGGTTAGTGAGTTTATTTAGAGTGGAAGAAAGCAGGAATTTCTCCTACCTTACTGATGTCTTAACTGAGGCAGGTTTTCATGATGGGATCCTTGATATGGACTTTGCTACCTGGCATTCTCCAGAATATCCAATAAACCTTTCAGTTTTTGAGACGTtagaaaaaaagtttggtgAGCAAGCTTCCTGGAGGAGGTCGGAAAGGAGGCTTCTCTTTGACCGAATTAATTCAGGTCTTATGGAGATTCTCCGGCCATGCATGGGTGTGCCCAAATGGGCAAAGCCTACATCCAAGAGATGTAAACCCAGGCTGAGTCAGGACATGATTGAGGAAGAGTTGTGGATGTTGCTAATCAGCCAAGAAAAGGAAGCGAGCAAGGACTCAGCAGAGAAAGTGCTGCAAAAGGAACTGAATTCTATAGATTTAGGAGATGATATTGATTTTATAGGTAGTGAAATAGAGAGATTATTGATTGATGAGCTTGCGACAGAGGTGATTAGCATGGACACTTTTTGA